A window of the Aminivibrio sp. genome harbors these coding sequences:
- a CDS encoding TRAP transporter large permease yields the protein MSFLLAVFFIGFLLLGVPIIVAIGLSCIFSVVITGAADIGVLVQNMFNAGNSFALMAVPFFILAGNIMSEGGVSRRLVNLAGAFFGRMSGGLALVATVASTFFGALSGSAPATTAAIGGVMIKPMVERGYDRNFAGAVVAASGTIGLIIPPSLTMVLYGVSTGVSIGALFLGGIIPGIIICIALMIVEYIISMKRGYRGEEKTSLKTILKYCREAVFAIFMPVLILGGIYAGIFTPTESAAVAVVYGLIVGIFIHREISFKDLPKLVLKSAKSTALVMYLMVTAEVLSFVLVSEQIPQTIASSILGFSNNAIVVQLIMVLILLIIGTFLNNTAAMVLMAPIFYPIITSLGIDPLFFGIIMVIALAIGHNTPPVGMCLFIACDIGNIKLESLVKEVMPLVAAMVVALIGLNFFPQVILFLPNLMR from the coding sequence ATGAGTTTTCTGCTGGCGGTCTTTTTCATCGGGTTTCTTCTTCTCGGCGTGCCCATCATCGTGGCCATCGGCCTGTCATGCATATTCTCGGTGGTTATCACCGGAGCCGCTGACATCGGAGTCCTGGTGCAGAACATGTTCAACGCCGGAAATTCCTTTGCCCTTATGGCGGTACCATTTTTTATCCTTGCCGGAAACATCATGAGCGAAGGGGGAGTGTCCCGCAGGCTCGTCAACCTTGCGGGGGCCTTCTTCGGAAGAATGAGCGGCGGCCTTGCCCTCGTCGCCACGGTGGCATCCACTTTTTTCGGTGCCCTTTCGGGATCGGCTCCGGCCACGACGGCCGCCATCGGCGGCGTCATGATAAAACCCATGGTGGAGAGGGGATATGACAGGAATTTCGCCGGCGCGGTCGTGGCCGCCTCGGGAACGATCGGCCTCATCATTCCTCCCAGCCTTACCATGGTGCTGTACGGAGTTTCTACGGGAGTCTCCATCGGAGCCCTCTTCCTGGGGGGCATCATCCCCGGCATCATCATCTGCATTGCCCTGATGATAGTGGAATACATCATCTCCATGAAAAGGGGATACCGCGGCGAAGAGAAAACCTCCCTGAAGACGATCCTGAAATACTGCAGGGAGGCCGTGTTTGCCATCTTCATGCCCGTTCTCATCCTAGGAGGTATTTACGCGGGCATCTTTACACCCACGGAATCAGCGGCCGTCGCGGTGGTGTACGGCCTTATCGTGGGCATTTTCATTCACCGGGAGATTTCCTTCAAGGATCTTCCCAAGCTCGTACTGAAGTCCGCCAAGTCCACGGCGCTCGTCATGTACCTCATGGTCACCGCCGAGGTGCTCAGTTTCGTTCTCGTAAGCGAGCAGATACCCCAGACCATCGCCAGTTCCATTCTCGGCTTCTCCAACAACGCCATCGTCGTCCAGCTCATCATGGTGCTGATCCTCCTCATCATTGGCACTTTCCTGAACAACACGGCGGCCATGGTGCTCATGGCCCCCATCTTCTACCCGATCATCACGAGTCTCGGGATCGACCCGCTGTTCTTCGGCATCATCATGGTCATCGCCCTCGCCATAGGCCACAACACGCCCCCCGTGGGCATGTGCCTTTTTATCGCCTGCGACATCGGCAACATCAAGCTGGAAAGCCTTGTGAAGGAAGTTATGCCGCTGGTGGCGGCCATGGTGGTTGCGCTCATCGGACTAAACTTCTTCCCTCAGGTCATTCTCTTCCTGCCGAACCTCATGCGCTGA
- a CDS encoding TRAP transporter small permease — MLKTVTYINDRLCRLLEVLITLLMTGMVVFIVMQVYFRYVLAQPLSWSEELAGYLFSGVFFFGAVLLYRESRHINMSLFVDSIKNPFVRQIIVIVAHLLSFLFLAIVVWYSYPMALQIIDFEVVSPSMEWLKMGYVFMIVPVASFLSLFMLLEVILKSIDQMKEIKQ; from the coding sequence ATGCTCAAAACAGTAACCTATATCAACGACAGGCTGTGCAGGCTGCTCGAAGTCCTGATTACTCTCCTGATGACGGGAATGGTCGTATTCATCGTCATGCAAGTCTATTTCCGCTACGTTCTTGCACAGCCCCTCTCCTGGTCCGAAGAGCTTGCCGGATACCTGTTTTCGGGAGTGTTCTTTTTCGGTGCGGTGCTTCTGTACCGGGAGTCAAGGCATATAAACATGTCCCTTTTCGTCGACTCCATAAAGAACCCCTTTGTCAGGCAGATCATCGTCATCGTGGCCCATCTCCTGTCTTTTCTCTTCCTTGCGATCGTGGTCTGGTATTCGTATCCCATGGCCCTGCAGATCATCGACTTTGAAGTGGTATCCCCGTCTATGGAATGGCTGAAGATGGGATACGTATTCATGATAGTGCCGGTCGCCAGCTTTCTCTCCCTATTCATGCTCCTTGAAGTTATTCTCAAATCCATAGATCAGATGAAGGAGATCAAACAATGA
- a CDS encoding TRAP transporter substrate-binding protein — protein MKGKRLFGIVILLCILLAVSTAFAAPRVIKVGHSGNAQFPYQLYLEMWGKQIAEATNNRYVLEVYHSDLYGKQNQLIEGCQLGTRDMVMATGSLLTSYSPKIGVLNLPFLFNDSEEAYEVLHGPIGAEFAESLAKRNLVVIGWFESGFRHLFPPRPVNHPDDLKGMKLRVVNSAEMIDTINAMGASAVPMGFNDVYSAWQLGTIDGCEGTLTHMLTQKYYELTKTAALVGYMYMPGVLIMSNKLWSSIPSEDKAIFIEEAKKVSRFSYDNQRKLDDEEVKQCEAHGVVFTRPDKEPFRQAVAPVYEKYREKYGEMLDKILAATGRK, from the coding sequence GTGAAAGGGAAAAGACTGTTTGGCATCGTAATTCTGCTCTGTATACTTCTGGCTGTCTCAACCGCCTTTGCCGCTCCCAGGGTGATCAAGGTGGGGCACAGCGGAAACGCCCAGTTCCCTTATCAGTTGTACCTTGAGATGTGGGGGAAGCAGATTGCCGAGGCGACCAACAACCGCTACGTGCTGGAAGTGTATCATTCGGATTTGTACGGCAAGCAGAACCAGCTCATCGAAGGCTGCCAGCTCGGAACCAGGGACATGGTCATGGCCACGGGGTCGCTCCTGACGTCCTACAGCCCCAAGATCGGCGTCCTGAACCTCCCCTTCCTTTTCAACGACTCCGAGGAAGCCTATGAAGTGCTGCACGGACCTATCGGCGCAGAATTCGCAGAAAGTCTTGCCAAGAGGAACCTCGTGGTCATCGGCTGGTTCGAGAGCGGATTCCGCCACCTCTTCCCCCCCAGGCCCGTGAACCATCCCGACGATCTCAAGGGAATGAAGCTCCGGGTCGTCAACTCCGCCGAGATGATCGACACCATCAACGCCATGGGCGCCAGCGCCGTTCCCATGGGCTTCAACGACGTCTATTCCGCCTGGCAGCTCGGCACCATCGACGGTTGTGAGGGAACCCTCACTCACATGCTCACCCAAAAATACTACGAACTCACCAAGACGGCGGCCCTCGTGGGTTACATGTACATGCCCGGCGTGCTCATCATGTCCAACAAGCTTTGGAGTTCCATTCCGTCAGAGGATAAGGCGATTTTCATCGAAGAGGCGAAAAAGGTCAGCCGGTTCTCCTACGACAACCAGAGAAAACTCGACGACGAGGAAGTAAAACAGTGCGAAGCCCATGGCGTTGTCTTTACCCGCCCCGACAAGGAACCCTTCAGGCAGGCCGTTGCTCCCGTCTACGAGAAATACAGGGAAAAGTACGGTGAAATGCTGGACAAGATTCTGGCGGCAACCGGCAGAAAGTAG
- a CDS encoding RraA family protein — MNPCCDVIPKEIIEGYRNIPVANIGDARGRFGCMSWMIKPMNPDMRLCGPALTVQTYRADNLAIHVALEMARPGDVLVIDAGGIYDTGLWGGLMNQMARQKKLGGVILDGGVRDCQELAASPLPVFARSVSPQGGFKASPGSVNIPVSCGNVPVLPGDLVVGDADGIVVIPSGKAEEILEKSRAVVNKEREIRERIEKGETLYNLLKLDGVPESVGMKQ; from the coding sequence GTGAATCCCTGCTGCGACGTGATACCGAAGGAAATAATCGAGGGGTACCGCAATATTCCCGTGGCCAACATCGGGGATGCCCGCGGGCGGTTCGGGTGCATGTCGTGGATGATCAAACCCATGAACCCGGATATGAGACTCTGCGGTCCCGCCCTGACAGTCCAGACCTACCGGGCCGACAACCTGGCAATCCATGTCGCATTGGAGATGGCCAGGCCTGGCGACGTCCTTGTAATCGATGCGGGCGGAATATACGACACCGGGCTCTGGGGCGGTCTCATGAACCAGATGGCCCGGCAGAAGAAGCTCGGGGGCGTCATCCTCGACGGTGGCGTCCGGGACTGCCAGGAGCTTGCCGCGTCGCCCCTGCCCGTTTTTGCCCGGTCGGTCTCTCCTCAGGGAGGCTTCAAGGCCTCGCCGGGGTCCGTCAATATTCCTGTGTCATGCGGAAATGTTCCGGTTCTTCCGGGTGATCTTGTGGTGGGTGACGCTGATGGCATCGTGGTCATTCCCTCGGGAAAAGCGGAGGAAATCCTGGAAAAAAGCCGAGCCGTGGTGAACAAGGAAAGGGAAATAAGAGAAAGGATAGAAAAGGGAGAAACACTCTACAACCTGCTCAAGCTGGACGGAGTTCCGGAAAGCGTCGGCATGAAACAGTAG
- a CDS encoding LysR family transcriptional regulator produces MLSIGTETFLAIIENGSLSRAAEQLKITQSTVSLRLKNLETELGCTLIDRRRGERSIELTPAGKAYLHFAEQMRDIAQDMNVEELSGGSLKIGGVDSAHVFLLSPIFRSLITHTPPVKVILGTHQSWQIQDMVERRQLDAGFAISVVRSPNIVAQPLIREEYFLMRLPREGKSSGTVVDARTLDPLEELHINWCSSYMLWHDHIWNPLESANIQLDTVACITRMLFSPKQWAIVPASVKEHYGDRYLFQRLDPPPPPRPLHFLVHRHPSLRAVRGLKILRDILGRVFPDMASLSA; encoded by the coding sequence ATGCTCTCCATCGGGACGGAAACCTTTCTCGCCATCATAGAAAACGGAAGCCTGAGCAGGGCGGCGGAACAGCTGAAAATTACCCAGTCCACGGTGAGCCTCAGGCTCAAAAACCTAGAGACGGAGCTGGGGTGCACCCTTATCGACAGACGAAGGGGAGAGCGGAGCATCGAACTGACCCCTGCGGGCAAGGCCTATCTTCATTTTGCGGAGCAGATGAGAGATATTGCCCAGGATATGAACGTTGAGGAACTTTCCGGCGGATCGCTCAAAATCGGCGGGGTGGACAGCGCCCACGTCTTTCTTCTTTCCCCCATCTTCAGGTCGCTGATAACCCATACGCCCCCGGTCAAGGTGATCCTGGGGACTCACCAGAGCTGGCAGATCCAGGACATGGTGGAGAGGCGGCAGCTGGACGCCGGGTTCGCCATTTCGGTGGTACGTTCGCCCAATATCGTCGCCCAGCCCCTGATCAGGGAGGAGTACTTCCTGATGCGCCTTCCGCGGGAGGGGAAAAGCAGCGGGACAGTGGTGGACGCCCGAACTCTGGATCCTCTCGAGGAACTGCACATCAACTGGTGCAGCAGCTACATGCTGTGGCACGACCATATCTGGAATCCCCTGGAGTCGGCGAACATCCAGCTCGACACCGTGGCGTGCATTACCCGAATGCTTTTTTCACCAAAACAGTGGGCCATCGTGCCCGCCTCGGTGAAGGAGCATTACGGCGACCGGTACCTGTTTCAGCGCCTTGATCCGCCGCCGCCGCCGAGGCCCCTGCACTTCCTTGTTCACCGTCATCCTTCCCTGCGAGCGGTGAGGGGGCTGAAAATCCTCAGGGATATTCTGGGCCGGGTATTTCCGGACATGGCCTCCCTTTCGGCGTGA
- a CDS encoding response regulator has translation MKTSGETILVVEDNKTNRLIAKSLLEQEGFSIILADDGEKGVAAFLENSLEISLVLMDLHMPVLNGYDASLRIKEIASAVPIIALTADVVEAGQYDKAAKMVHKEKSSSGSIAA, from the coding sequence ATGAAAACATCAGGCGAAACCATTCTCGTGGTGGAGGACAATAAAACAAACCGGCTCATCGCAAAATCCCTGCTCGAACAGGAAGGGTTCTCCATCATCCTTGCGGATGACGGTGAAAAGGGCGTGGCGGCCTTCCTAGAAAACTCATTGGAAATAAGCCTTGTCCTTATGGACCTTCACATGCCCGTCCTCAACGGGTATGACGCGTCACTCAGGATCAAGGAAATTGCCTCTGCAGTTCCCATCATCGCCCTTACCGCCGACGTGGTGGAAGCCGGGCAGTACGATAAAGCTGCGAAGATGGTTCACAAGGAGAAAAGCAGTTCAGGCAGCATAGCAGCATAG
- a CDS encoding metallopeptidase family protein: MNIRRFRKTVDAVLETLPPDLFRQLNGGILVRPEGKEDGDALIMGEYIEDPDLGSLVLLYYGSFAEALDGASAEEWEEEIEETVIHELRHHVESLAGVDYLAREEELEFLQDADGEGDDV, from the coding sequence ATGAACATCCGCCGGTTCAGGAAAACGGTCGACGCAGTTCTTGAAACCCTGCCCCCGGATCTCTTCCGGCAGCTCAACGGGGGGATCCTGGTCCGACCGGAAGGGAAGGAAGACGGAGACGCCCTCATCATGGGTGAATACATTGAGGACCCGGATCTCGGCAGCCTGGTCCTGCTCTATTACGGCAGCTTTGCCGAGGCGCTGGATGGGGCTTCGGCGGAAGAATGGGAGGAAGAGATCGAGGAAACGGTGATCCACGAACTCCGCCACCACGTGGAATCTCTCGCCGGAGTGGACTACCTGGCCCGGGAGGAAGAATTGGAGTTCCTTCAGGACGCGGACGGGGAGGGTGACGATGTCTGA
- a CDS encoding PAS domain-containing protein, with protein sequence MKGQTVRVITRIVIPYLIFACLWIFFSDRLLEYMELPPGVLTRLSIYKGMAVVAVTAVLLTSLLPAESRARNLTMAARRQAQEKLEQNERRLRHLFSVSPSIIYTLNPNDHSITWVSKNVTSLLGYAPDELLQPGLWEAIVHPEDIPAVRVNSPGRRAHLSGSLFPAGNFRQFCRTNFAPGWPGR encoded by the coding sequence ATGAAAGGTCAGACCGTCCGGGTCATAACAAGAATCGTCATTCCATATCTTATTTTTGCCTGCTTGTGGATTTTCTTTTCCGACCGGCTCCTTGAGTATATGGAACTCCCCCCGGGAGTCCTGACACGCCTGTCCATCTACAAAGGCATGGCCGTCGTGGCGGTGACGGCAGTCCTCCTCACCTCTCTTTTGCCGGCCGAGAGCAGGGCCAGGAATCTCACCATGGCAGCCCGCCGCCAGGCCCAGGAAAAGCTGGAGCAGAACGAGCGGCGCCTGCGGCACCTTTTTTCCGTGAGCCCTTCCATCATATACACCCTCAACCCCAACGACCATTCCATCACCTGGGTCAGCAAGAACGTGACCTCCCTGCTCGGTTATGCGCCGGATGAGCTCCTGCAGCCCGGCTTGTGGGAGGCCATCGTCCACCCTGAAGACATTCCGGCGGTCCGGGTGAACTCTCCGGGGAGAAGGGCACATCTGAGTGGATCCCTGTTCCCGGCGGGGAATTTCCGGCAATTCTGCCGGACGAACTTCGCTCCGGGATGGCCCGGGCGGTAG
- a CDS encoding dihydrodipicolinate synthase family protein encodes MNTDFIRGVIPPIVTIIDENERIDEERMRRHVDFVIEGGVHGILAFGSNGEFYMVEEDEMKRGLQIILDETKGRVPVYFGMGTIKTRKCRELARMAAECGASGVSVLQPMFLKPTEEELYRHFRSIAEAVPGTPVLLYNNPGRVGYSLTTSLVTRLAADVDNIVGIKDSSGDMTLTSEFVRLMKTGKKDFKVFGGKDTLIYGALVHGADGAIATTANMFPELVVSIYEKYRAGDLKGSLEAQFVLNPVRISMDLASFPVATKDMAKLMGLDVGDPFLPNLPTSGDVLEHMRKKMQEAGLLA; translated from the coding sequence GTGAATACCGATTTCATCAGGGGAGTCATTCCCCCCATAGTAACGATAATTGACGAAAACGAGCGCATCGACGAAGAAAGAATGCGCCGCCATGTGGACTTTGTCATCGAAGGAGGTGTCCACGGCATACTGGCCTTCGGCAGCAACGGCGAGTTCTACATGGTGGAGGAGGACGAGATGAAACGGGGGCTTCAGATCATCCTCGACGAGACGAAGGGCCGTGTACCCGTCTATTTCGGCATGGGAACCATCAAGACCAGGAAATGCAGAGAGCTCGCCCGGATGGCGGCCGAATGCGGTGCTAGCGGTGTTTCCGTGCTCCAGCCCATGTTTCTGAAACCCACCGAGGAGGAGCTGTACCGCCATTTCCGTTCCATTGCGGAGGCCGTCCCCGGAACGCCGGTGCTGCTTTACAACAACCCCGGCAGGGTAGGGTATTCCCTGACCACATCGCTGGTGACGCGCCTTGCCGCCGACGTGGACAACATCGTGGGCATCAAGGACTCCAGCGGCGACATGACCCTCACGAGCGAGTTCGTCCGCCTCATGAAGACCGGAAAAAAGGACTTCAAAGTCTTCGGAGGCAAAGACACGCTGATTTACGGCGCCCTCGTCCACGGCGCCGACGGGGCCATCGCCACCACGGCGAACATGTTCCCGGAACTGGTGGTGTCCATCTATGAAAAATACAGGGCAGGGGACCTCAAGGGCTCCCTGGAGGCCCAGTTTGTCCTCAACCCCGTCCGGATCTCCATGGACCTGGCGAGTTTCCCCGTGGCCACCAAGGACATGGCGAAGCTCATGGGGCTCGACGTGGGCGATCCCTTCCTCCCGAATCTCCCCACGTCCGGCGATGTCCTGGAGCACATGAGGAAGAAGATGCAGGAGGCCGGACTGCTGGCCTAG
- the garD gene encoding galactarate dehydratase, giving the protein MRIIRVDERDNVAIPTADLAPGTSLECGLAVRSFIPQGHKIALADLPEGSAVVRYGVALGHLLQPVKAGDLISETMLRQPESPDLDSLEFGTDIFPDLPEPPVSVFDGYPVEGSPYGGTRNILGIMTTVQCVAGVLNTAVERMRKELLPLYPAVDDIVPLNHPYGCGVAIDAPEAKIPIRTLRNLLRNPNFGGELMVVGLGCEKLTVERLLEPGEISGENVLLLQDHKGFVKMTDALLEMAERKLKRLNERRRRLLPLSALCVGMQCGGSDAFSGITANPAAGYASDLLVGGGATVMFSEVTEVRDGVRQLAARCADASVGRRLAEEMRWYDDYLRAGGVDRSANPTPGNKKGGLANIIEKAMGSIAKSGRSPVAEVLSPGERPSKRGLIYASTPASDMVCGTCQLASGMTLQVFMTGRGTPYGLAAAPVIKVSSRTDLKGMWSDLIDVDAGVIASGEATIREVGELLFREIVDTASGRKRPWAEKYRLHNDLCLFNPAPIT; this is encoded by the coding sequence ATGCGGATCATTCGGGTCGATGAACGAGATAATGTAGCCATTCCCACGGCGGACCTTGCACCGGGAACCTCTCTGGAGTGCGGGCTTGCCGTCCGCTCCTTCATCCCCCAGGGGCACAAGATCGCCCTGGCCGACCTCCCCGAAGGGAGCGCCGTGGTGCGGTACGGCGTGGCGCTCGGGCACCTGCTGCAGCCCGTGAAGGCAGGCGATCTCATCAGCGAAACAATGCTCCGGCAGCCGGAATCCCCTGACCTGGACAGCCTGGAGTTCGGGACGGACATATTTCCGGACCTTCCCGAACCGCCCGTTTCGGTTTTCGATGGCTATCCCGTGGAAGGATCCCCTTACGGAGGCACGAGGAACATCCTCGGCATCATGACCACGGTGCAGTGTGTCGCAGGAGTTCTCAACACGGCGGTCGAACGGATGAGGAAGGAGCTTCTTCCTCTTTATCCCGCCGTGGACGACATCGTTCCCCTGAACCACCCTTATGGCTGCGGCGTCGCCATCGATGCCCCGGAAGCAAAAATTCCCATCCGGACGCTCCGGAACCTTCTCCGGAATCCCAATTTCGGCGGGGAGCTGATGGTTGTCGGCCTTGGGTGCGAAAAACTCACCGTGGAGCGGCTCCTTGAACCCGGTGAAATCAGCGGCGAAAACGTGCTCCTGCTCCAGGATCACAAGGGATTCGTCAAAATGACGGACGCCCTCCTCGAGATGGCGGAAAGAAAGTTGAAGCGCCTGAATGAACGGCGGCGGCGGCTTCTCCCTCTGTCCGCCCTGTGCGTGGGGATGCAGTGCGGCGGCAGCGATGCTTTCTCAGGCATTACCGCCAATCCGGCGGCCGGGTATGCTTCCGACCTCCTCGTCGGCGGAGGGGCCACGGTGATGTTCTCCGAAGTCACCGAAGTGCGGGATGGAGTCCGGCAGCTGGCCGCACGATGCGCCGACGCTTCCGTGGGACGGCGGCTCGCGGAGGAGATGCGCTGGTATGACGACTATCTCAGGGCGGGCGGCGTGGACAGAAGTGCCAACCCCACGCCGGGCAACAAGAAGGGCGGCCTGGCCAACATCATCGAGAAGGCCATGGGGTCCATCGCCAAGTCGGGACGGTCTCCCGTGGCGGAGGTGCTCTCACCGGGGGAGCGGCCGTCGAAAAGGGGGCTGATCTACGCCTCCACTCCGGCCAGCGACATGGTCTGCGGGACCTGCCAGCTTGCCTCCGGAATGACCCTGCAGGTCTTCATGACCGGCAGGGGAACACCCTACGGCCTGGCTGCGGCCCCGGTGATCAAAGTGTCATCCCGGACGGACCTGAAGGGCATGTGGAGCGACCTGATCGACGTGGACGCAGGCGTCATCGCGTCCGGTGAGGCTACTATCCGTGAGGTCGGCGAGCTCCTGTTCAGGGAAATTGTGGACACCGCGAGCGGGCGGAAACGGCCCTGGGCAGAAAAGTACCGCCTCCACAACGATCTCTGCCTGTTCAATCCCGCTCCGATAACCTAG
- a CDS encoding tripartite tricarboxylate transporter permease: MIDFGLTHIIMAVTGVVVGIVFGALPGMTATMAIAVFLPLTYAYDLHVSLFLLIGLYVGGISGGLIPAILVNIPGTPSSICTSFDGYPMAKRGEGSRALRLGITASLIGGLISLLVLFLFTPPLARIALRFSAVEKFLIILFALSVIAALSKGNMVTGIFAGFLGVLVALIGQFADNNRMRMVPDFLSVYLRSGFQLLPVLIGLFALVQIFREAEGGMRDERINADLSSEVRKFSFKDLKGQTVNLIRSALIGTFVGILPGVGGSAASLLSYSQAKNFSKHPEQYGTGCIDGLIASETANNGLTGGALIPLLSLGIPGDSTTAVLVGAFMLQGVQVGPLFITNNLDLWHVILFALLLCNFLMFFIMFYPIKHIASVIRLPKYRIFPVIILLCVVGAYSANNGIMFDVWTMLLFGVLGYFFVKIKLPTVPFLIGFILGDDLEKYFVDSIKGTGGSLSVFFTRPMAWVIWGLILASIAWAVYDARREKKRASCGGVA, encoded by the coding sequence ATGATAGATTTTGGCCTAACTCACATCATCATGGCGGTCACCGGTGTAGTAGTGGGCATCGTTTTCGGCGCCCTGCCGGGGATGACGGCCACCATGGCCATCGCCGTCTTTCTGCCCCTCACCTATGCCTATGATCTCCACGTTTCCCTCTTCCTCCTCATCGGCCTTTACGTAGGGGGCATCAGCGGCGGGCTCATCCCGGCCATCTTGGTCAACATTCCGGGAACTCCGTCGTCAATCTGCACCAGTTTCGACGGCTATCCCATGGCAAAGCGTGGCGAGGGGTCCAGGGCGCTGCGCCTCGGCATCACCGCCTCCCTGATCGGCGGGCTCATCAGTTTGCTGGTCCTCTTCCTGTTCACCCCGCCCCTGGCGAGAATAGCCCTCAGATTCTCGGCAGTGGAAAAGTTTCTCATCATCCTCTTCGCTCTCTCCGTCATAGCGGCCCTCTCCAAGGGCAACATGGTCACAGGCATCTTCGCAGGTTTTCTGGGTGTCCTGGTGGCCCTTATCGGCCAGTTCGCCGATAACAACAGAATGCGCATGGTTCCGGATTTTCTTTCGGTTTACCTCCGGAGCGGTTTTCAGCTTCTCCCAGTGCTCATCGGCCTCTTCGCTTTGGTCCAGATCTTTCGGGAAGCGGAGGGAGGCATGCGGGACGAAAGAATCAACGCCGACCTCTCCAGCGAGGTCAGGAAGTTCAGTTTCAAGGACCTGAAGGGGCAGACCGTCAATCTCATCCGGTCGGCCCTCATCGGCACCTTCGTGGGCATACTGCCCGGCGTGGGGGGCAGTGCGGCGTCCCTCCTCTCCTATTCCCAGGCGAAAAATTTCTCGAAGCACCCGGAACAGTACGGCACGGGGTGCATCGACGGCCTGATCGCCAGCGAAACGGCGAACAACGGCCTTACGGGGGGAGCCCTCATCCCCCTGCTCTCCCTCGGCATCCCCGGCGACAGCACCACCGCCGTTCTCGTGGGAGCCTTCATGCTTCAGGGAGTCCAGGTGGGGCCCCTCTTCATCACCAACAACCTCGACCTGTGGCATGTCATCCTCTTTGCCCTGCTGCTCTGCAATTTCCTGATGTTCTTCATCATGTTCTACCCCATAAAACACATCGCATCCGTCATCAGGCTGCCCAAGTACAGAATTTTCCCGGTGATCATCCTCCTGTGCGTCGTGGGCGCCTATTCGGCCAACAACGGCATCATGTTCGATGTCTGGACCATGCTGCTCTTCGGCGTCCTGGGGTATTTCTTCGTGAAAATCAAGCTTCCCACAGTCCCCTTCCTTATCGGCTTCATCCTCGGGGACGACCTGGAGAAGTACTTCGTGGACTCCATCAAGGGAACGGGAGGCTCCCTCTCCGTATTCTTCACACGACCCATGGCCTGGGTCATCTGGGGACTCATCCTGGCCTCCATAGCATGGGCCGTGTATGACGCCCGCCGGGAGAAAAAACGGGCCTCCTGCGGCGGGGTCGCTTGA
- a CDS encoding tripartite tricarboxylate transporter TctB family protein produces MFRVSYKPSSSHWIFPPIIMGILALLLAVMIIQRAVQCRRKGEPFLDMKTMRFFEPGWDKVKLFGSVVLFPLYIRAMEMIGFLAASIIFVFLYSVLYYGVEKLREIPAAIASGKPWASAAVRATLGSLAISVIFSTAVWYLFGRVFQITLP; encoded by the coding sequence ATGTTCAGAGTCAGTTACAAACCTTCCTCGTCCCACTGGATTTTCCCGCCCATCATTATGGGTATTCTCGCGCTGCTCCTGGCGGTCATGATCATCCAGAGGGCAGTACAGTGTCGCCGCAAGGGCGAGCCGTTCCTCGACATGAAAACAATGCGCTTCTTCGAACCGGGCTGGGACAAGGTCAAGCTCTTCGGTTCGGTGGTGCTCTTTCCTCTTTACATCCGGGCCATGGAGATGATCGGCTTCCTGGCGGCGAGCATCATCTTCGTTTTTCTCTACAGCGTGCTGTACTACGGCGTGGAGAAACTCAGGGAAATACCGGCGGCCATTGCGTCGGGAAAGCCCTGGGCCAGCGCCGCCGTCAGGGCCACCCTTGGATCCCTGGCCATCTCGGTGATCTTCTCCACCGCAGTGTGGTACCTTTTCGGTCGGGTCTTCCAGATAACCCTGCCGTGA